A single window of Streptomyces griseoviridis DNA harbors:
- a CDS encoding class I SAM-dependent methyltransferase: MSVTSRYREAWEGFWREAPEEPGAVFWDAEPVLTAAHHLALYEPYLLDPGLPLVDLGCGNGTQTRYLADRFPRVVGFDLSGAAIGHARRADPGGLAAYRVLDAVDKADTDTLRAELGDANVYVRGVLHQAAAEDRQPLVDAVAGLVGVRGRAFIVELAESARPAMAELARRPTGPPPKLVPILRHGIAPGEMSDAALPEHLGAAGLTVLASGELPLTTTESEENGTRVALPSHWYVAGRAT; the protein is encoded by the coding sequence ATGAGCGTGACGAGTCGGTACCGCGAGGCCTGGGAGGGCTTCTGGCGCGAGGCGCCCGAGGAACCCGGGGCGGTGTTCTGGGACGCGGAGCCGGTCCTGACCGCCGCCCACCATCTCGCCCTCTACGAACCCTACTTGCTCGACCCGGGGCTGCCCCTGGTGGACCTCGGCTGCGGCAACGGCACCCAGACCAGATACCTCGCCGACCGGTTCCCGCGCGTCGTCGGCTTCGACCTCTCCGGCGCGGCCATCGGCCACGCCCGCCGCGCCGACCCCGGCGGGCTCGCCGCCTACCGGGTGCTCGACGCCGTCGACAAGGCCGACACGGACACCCTGCGCGCGGAACTCGGCGACGCCAACGTCTATGTGCGGGGCGTCCTGCACCAGGCGGCGGCCGAGGACCGGCAGCCGCTGGTGGACGCCGTCGCCGGGCTCGTCGGCGTGCGCGGCCGGGCCTTCATCGTCGAACTCGCCGAGAGCGCGAGGCCGGCGATGGCGGAGCTGGCGCGACGCCCGACGGGACCGCCGCCCAAGCTCGTCCCGATCCTGCGGCACGGCATCGCGCCGGGCGAGATGTCCGACGCGGCCCTGCCCGAACACCTGGGCGCGGCCGGCCTCACCGTCCTCGCGAGCGGCGAACTCCCGCTCACCACCACGGAGTCCGAGGAGAACGGCACGCGGGTGGCGCTGCCGTCGCACTGGTACGTGGCGGGCCGCGCGACCTGA
- a CDS encoding TetR family transcriptional regulator, giving the protein MSAATRSSTRDIARAAVRAELTRVAFELFRRDGFDKVTLDDLASAAGVSRSTFLRYFGTKEDAVLAAFDGSERRLADALRARPADEDDWTALRRAMDTVIARYHEDPAGSLATTRLVRDTPALCARNLEKQYTWRPSLAAALAGRAGDDQPTLAQSVRAAAALDCLNVALDHWLASDGALDLVALLDDAFDALASR; this is encoded by the coding sequence GTGAGCGCAGCGACACGGAGCAGCACGAGGGACATCGCCAGAGCGGCCGTCCGGGCCGAACTGACCCGGGTGGCCTTCGAGTTGTTCCGTCGCGACGGCTTCGACAAGGTGACGCTCGACGACCTCGCGAGCGCCGCCGGGGTCTCCCGGAGCACCTTCCTGCGCTACTTCGGCACCAAGGAGGACGCCGTCCTCGCAGCCTTCGACGGGTCCGAGCGGCGGCTCGCGGACGCCCTGCGCGCCCGCCCCGCCGACGAGGACGACTGGACGGCGCTCCGCCGGGCCATGGACACCGTCATCGCCCGCTACCACGAGGATCCGGCGGGTTCCCTCGCGACGACCCGGCTGGTCAGGGACACGCCCGCGCTGTGCGCCCGGAACCTGGAGAAGCAGTACACCTGGCGCCCCTCACTGGCCGCCGCGCTCGCCGGGCGGGCCGGCGACGACCAGCCCACGCTGGCCCAGTCGGTGCGCGCCGCGGCCGCCCTCGACTGCCTGAACGTCGCCCTCGACCACTGGCTCGCCTCCGACGGCGCCCTCGATCTGGTCGCCCTGCTGGACGACGCGTTCGACGCCCTCGCGTCCCGCTGA
- a CDS encoding NADPH-dependent F420 reductase produces the protein MTRTVGIIGSGMIGGALARLAVAAGRDVVLANSRGPESLAPLVADLGARARAATPAEAARAGDLVVAAVPLGVHTLLPAAELAGLTVVDAMVYHPERDGRIAELDAGGITSSELVQRHLAGSRVVKTFATIDFHHLVALARPAGAPDRSALPLAGTDPTAKAEVVALLDALGYDAVDIGTLADSGCLAPGTPAYVRPYMGDRPEWLDPEETRRWFLASRGVPVPAARVRELTGTAHRAS, from the coding sequence GTGACCAGGACCGTCGGCATCATCGGCAGCGGCATGATCGGCGGTGCCCTCGCCCGGCTCGCCGTCGCCGCCGGACGTGACGTCGTGCTCGCCAACTCGCGAGGCCCCGAGAGCCTCGCCCCGCTCGTCGCCGACCTCGGCGCCCGCGCCCGCGCCGCCACCCCGGCGGAGGCCGCCCGCGCCGGTGACCTGGTCGTGGCCGCCGTCCCGCTGGGCGTCCACACCCTGCTGCCCGCCGCCGAGCTGGCCGGCCTGACCGTCGTCGACGCGATGGTCTACCACCCCGAACGCGACGGCCGGATAGCCGAGTTGGACGCCGGAGGGATCACCTCCAGCGAGCTGGTGCAGCGGCACCTGGCCGGTTCCCGGGTGGTCAAGACGTTCGCGACGATCGACTTCCACCACCTGGTCGCCCTCGCCCGCCCGGCCGGCGCCCCCGACCGCAGCGCCCTGCCCCTCGCGGGCACTGACCCGACCGCCAAGGCGGAGGTGGTCGCGCTGCTCGACGCCCTCGGCTACGACGCCGTCGACATCGGCACCCTCGCCGACAGCGGATGCCTCGCGCCGGGAACGCCCGCCTATGTGCGGCCGTACATGGGGGACAGGCCCGAGTGGCTCGACCCGGAGGAGACGCGACGCTGGTTCCTCGCCAGCCGCGGCGTACCGGTGCCGGCCGCGCGCGTACGCGAACTCACCGGGACGGCACACAGGGCGAGTTGA
- a CDS encoding dienelactone hydrolase family protein — MTAVHGTVVDLVTVDGVVDAYLAHPADGVPRPAVLFCMDAFGLRPHLRGMADRLAAAGYTVLVPNLFHRAGRAPVVELPDFIDLAERPEIVRQLAPAARTLTPDAAMRDAAVYLDWLAASPLTTEGPAGVTGYCVGAGFALRVAGTHPDRVAAVAGFHGAHLATDAPDSPHLVAGRVTAELYFGHADQDVTNPAEQIARLGLALTEAGVRHRAEVYEGAHHGFTQADTAAYGAEASERHWSALLDLFARAL; from the coding sequence ATGACCGCCGTACACGGCACCGTCGTCGATCTCGTCACCGTGGACGGTGTCGTCGATGCCTACCTCGCTCATCCCGCCGACGGCGTCCCGCGGCCCGCCGTGCTGTTCTGCATGGACGCCTTCGGGCTGCGCCCGCATCTGCGGGGCATGGCCGACCGGCTGGCCGCCGCCGGGTACACCGTGCTGGTGCCCAACCTGTTCCACCGGGCCGGGCGGGCTCCCGTCGTCGAGCTGCCCGACTTCATCGATCTCGCCGAACGCCCGGAGATCGTGCGGCAGTTGGCGCCCGCCGCGCGGACCCTCACCCCGGACGCCGCGATGCGGGACGCCGCCGTCTACCTGGACTGGCTGGCCGCGTCCCCGCTCACCACCGAGGGACCCGCCGGGGTCACCGGGTACTGCGTGGGGGCCGGGTTCGCCCTGCGCGTCGCCGGGACCCACCCCGACCGGGTCGCCGCCGTGGCCGGCTTCCACGGCGCCCATCTCGCCACCGATGCCCCCGACAGCCCGCACCTGGTCGCGGGACGCGTCACCGCGGAGCTGTATTTCGGCCACGCGGACCAGGACGTCACCAACCCCGCCGAGCAGATCGCCCGCCTCGGCCTGGCCCTCACCGAGGCCGGGGTCCGCCACCGCGCCGAGGTCTACGAGGGCGCCCACCACGGCTTCACCCAGGCCGACACCGCCGCGTACGGGGCCGAGGCGTCCGAGCGGCACTGGTCGGCGCTGCTCGACCTGTTCGCGCGCGCTCTCTGA
- a CDS encoding M55 family metallopeptidase has protein sequence MKILISADMEGATGVTWPADVLPGTPQWERCRSMFTSDVDAAVRGFFDGGADEVLVNEAHWTMRNLLLERLDERAEMLTGRHKSLSMVEGVQHGDVDGIAFVGYHAGAGMEGVLAHTYLANSITGVWVDGVRASEGLLNARVVAEYGVPVVLVTGDDLACEDALGYAPEALKVAVKDHVSRYAAVCRTPARTAADIRAAAKEAAELAVRQEPAQDGPFTIALEFDAEHLAMASTVVPGVTRTGERRIAYTSPTMYEGIRTFKAVTTIASAAVEEQYG, from the coding sequence ATGAAGATCCTGATCAGCGCCGACATGGAGGGCGCGACCGGTGTGACCTGGCCGGCGGACGTGCTGCCCGGCACACCGCAGTGGGAGCGCTGCCGGTCGATGTTCACCTCCGACGTCGACGCCGCCGTCCGCGGTTTCTTCGACGGCGGCGCCGACGAGGTCCTCGTCAACGAGGCCCACTGGACGATGCGCAACCTGCTCCTCGAACGGCTCGACGAGCGCGCCGAGATGCTCACCGGGCGGCACAAGTCGCTGTCCATGGTGGAGGGCGTCCAGCACGGCGACGTCGACGGCATCGCCTTCGTCGGCTACCACGCGGGCGCCGGCATGGAGGGCGTCCTCGCCCACACCTATCTCGCCAACTCCATCACCGGCGTCTGGGTCGACGGCGTACGCGCCAGCGAGGGGCTGCTCAACGCCCGCGTCGTCGCCGAGTACGGCGTCCCGGTCGTCCTCGTCACCGGCGACGACCTGGCCTGCGAGGACGCCCTCGGCTACGCGCCCGAGGCGCTGAAGGTCGCCGTCAAGGACCATGTCTCCCGGTACGCGGCCGTCTGCCGGACACCGGCCAGGACCGCCGCCGACATCCGGGCCGCGGCCAAGGAGGCCGCCGAACTGGCGGTCCGTCAGGAACCGGCGCAGGACGGCCCGTTCACCATCGCCCTGGAGTTCGACGCCGAACACCTCGCGATGGCCTCGACCGTGGTGCCCGGCGTGACCAGGACCGGGGAGCGCAGGATCGCCTACACCAGCCCGACCATGTACGAGGGCATCAGGACCTTCAAGGCGGTCACCACGATCGCATCCGCCGCAGTGGAGGAGCAGTATGGCTGA
- a CDS encoding M20/M25/M40 family metallo-hydrolase: protein MADDLALDEVVRFTSDLIRLDTTNRGGGDCRERPAAEYAAEQLAGAGLEPVLLERTEGRTNVVARVEGSDPSADALLVHGHLDVVPAEAADWSVHPFSGEVRDGVVWGRGAVDMKNMDAMILAVVRSWARAGVRPRRDVVIAFTADEEASAEDGSGFLADRHRDLFEGCTEGVSESGAFTFHDGSGRQIYPIAAGERGTGWLKLTARGRAGHGSKVNRENAVTRLAAAITRIGAHEWPLRLTPTVSAALTELAALYGVDPDLAHADLLLEKLGPAAKLVESTVRNSANPTMLEAGYKVNVIPGEAVAYVDGRFLPGGEDEFRTTLDRLTGPDVDWEFAHREVALQAPLDTPTYARMRAAIEEFAPEGHVVPYCMSGGTDAKQFSRLGITGYGFTPLRLPEGYDYQAMFHGVDERVPVDALHFGVRVLDRFLRSA from the coding sequence ATGGCTGACGACCTGGCCCTGGACGAGGTCGTCCGGTTCACCTCCGACCTGATCCGGCTCGACACCACCAACCGGGGCGGTGGCGACTGCCGGGAGCGGCCCGCCGCCGAGTACGCGGCCGAGCAACTCGCGGGCGCCGGGCTCGAACCCGTCCTCCTGGAGCGCACCGAGGGCCGCACCAACGTCGTGGCCCGCGTCGAGGGCTCGGACCCGTCCGCCGACGCCCTGCTGGTCCACGGCCACCTGGACGTCGTGCCCGCCGAGGCCGCCGACTGGAGCGTCCACCCGTTCTCCGGCGAGGTCAGGGACGGCGTCGTGTGGGGGCGCGGCGCGGTCGACATGAAGAACATGGACGCGATGATCCTGGCCGTCGTGCGGTCCTGGGCGCGGGCGGGCGTACGGCCGAGACGGGACGTGGTGATCGCGTTCACCGCCGACGAGGAGGCCAGCGCCGAGGACGGCTCGGGGTTCCTCGCCGACCGCCACCGCGACCTCTTCGAGGGGTGCACCGAAGGCGTCAGCGAGTCGGGGGCGTTCACCTTCCACGACGGTTCCGGACGCCAGATCTACCCGATCGCGGCCGGTGAGCGCGGTACGGGCTGGCTGAAGCTGACCGCGCGCGGCCGGGCCGGGCACGGCTCCAAGGTCAACCGCGAGAACGCGGTCACCCGGCTCGCCGCCGCCATCACCCGGATCGGCGCCCACGAGTGGCCGCTGCGGCTGACCCCGACGGTCTCCGCCGCCCTCACCGAACTCGCCGCCCTCTACGGCGTCGACCCCGACCTGGCCCACGCGGACCTGCTCCTCGAGAAGCTCGGCCCGGCCGCCAAACTCGTCGAGTCGACGGTCCGCAACAGCGCCAACCCGACCATGCTGGAAGCCGGTTACAAGGTCAACGTCATTCCGGGTGAGGCGGTGGCGTACGTCGACGGACGCTTCCTGCCCGGCGGCGAGGACGAGTTCCGCACCACCCTCGACCGGCTCACGGGACCCGACGTCGACTGGGAGTTCGCGCACCGCGAAGTGGCGCTCCAGGCGCCCCTGGACACCCCGACGTACGCCCGGATGCGGGCCGCGATCGAGGAGTTCGCGCCCGAGGGGCACGTGGTGCCGTACTGCATGTCGGGCGGCACCGACGCCAAGCAGTTCTCCCGACTCGGCATCACCGGCTACGGGTTCACACCGCTGAGGCTGCCCGAGGGGTACGACTACCAGGCGATGTTCCACGGCGTCGACGAGCGGGTGCCGGTCGACGCGCTGCACTTCGGCGTCCGCGTCCTCGACCGCTTCCTGCGGTCGGCGTAG
- a CDS encoding S9 family peptidase — MRVLEYGSWPSPVDAALAAAHDGRPDHVGFVGDEVWWTEPRPAEGGRRTLVRRHADGTEESALPAPWDVRSRVIEYGGVPWTGVVADGRPLLVFANFADQRLYRWEPGAEPRPLTPVSGVGGGLRWAEPQVRVERGEVWCVLEEFTGEGPADVRRVLAAVPLDGSAAEDRHAVRELTDDRRRFVTGPRLSPDGARAAWIAWDHPLMPWDGTDLLVADVLDDGTLGTPRTVAGGPEESVPQAEWAPDGSLLYASDRTGWWNLYRDGTPLCPRDEEFAGPLWKLGQNWFASLDSGLVAVVHGRGAATLGILDPATGEVVDAAGPWTEFTATLAAHGDRVVSVAAGPRSGWETVELDVRTGRARVIGAAHRDAVDPAYYPQPVARTFTGPDGRDIHAHIHPPHHPGFTGPDGTLPPYVVWAHGGPTSRVPLVLDLEIAYFTSRGIGVAEVNYGGSTGHGRAYRNRLRGQWGVVDVEDCAAVALALADEGTADRGRLAIRGGSAGGWTSAASLTTTDVYACATILYPVLDLSGWSDGETHDFESQYLESLVGPLADVPERYAERSPAGHADQVTAPFLLLQGLDDVICPPAQCERFLAGIDARRAPHAYLTFAGEGHGFRRAETIVRALEAELSLYAQVFGLNPPDVPKLELSG; from the coding sequence ATGCGGGTCCTGGAGTACGGTTCCTGGCCCTCACCCGTCGACGCGGCGCTCGCCGCCGCCCATGACGGACGGCCCGACCATGTCGGCTTCGTCGGCGACGAGGTCTGGTGGACCGAGCCGCGGCCCGCCGAGGGCGGCAGGAGGACCCTGGTCAGGCGGCACGCCGACGGCACCGAGGAGTCCGCGCTGCCCGCGCCCTGGGACGTGCGCAGCCGGGTCATCGAGTACGGCGGCGTGCCGTGGACCGGGGTCGTCGCCGACGGCCGGCCGCTGCTGGTGTTCGCGAACTTCGCCGACCAGCGCCTCTACCGCTGGGAGCCGGGCGCCGAACCCCGCCCGCTGACGCCCGTGTCCGGGGTCGGCGGCGGACTGCGCTGGGCCGAACCGCAGGTGCGGGTGGAGCGCGGCGAAGTCTGGTGCGTCCTGGAGGAGTTCACCGGCGAGGGCCCCGCCGACGTCCGGCGCGTCCTGGCCGCCGTCCCGCTGGACGGCTCGGCCGCCGAGGACCGGCACGCCGTCCGTGAACTCACCGACGACCGGCGCCGGTTCGTCACAGGACCCCGCCTCTCGCCGGACGGCGCGCGGGCCGCCTGGATCGCCTGGGACCACCCGCTGATGCCGTGGGACGGCACCGACCTGCTCGTCGCCGACGTTCTCGACGACGGCACCCTCGGCACGCCCCGCACCGTCGCGGGCGGCCCCGAGGAATCCGTCCCGCAGGCCGAATGGGCGCCCGACGGCTCCCTGTTGTACGCCAGCGACCGCACCGGCTGGTGGAACCTCTACCGCGACGGCACCCCGCTCTGCCCGCGCGACGAGGAGTTCGCCGGGCCGCTGTGGAAGCTCGGGCAGAACTGGTTCGCGTCCCTCGACAGCGGGCTCGTCGCCGTCGTGCACGGACGCGGCGCCGCCACCCTCGGGATACTCGACCCGGCCACCGGGGAGGTCGTCGACGCGGCGGGACCCTGGACCGAGTTCACGGCCACCCTCGCCGCCCACGGCGACCGCGTGGTCTCCGTCGCCGCCGGCCCGCGCAGCGGCTGGGAGACGGTCGAACTGGACGTCCGCACCGGCCGGGCCCGGGTGATCGGCGCCGCGCACCGGGACGCCGTCGACCCCGCCTACTACCCGCAGCCCGTCGCCCGCACCTTCACAGGCCCCGACGGGCGCGACATCCACGCCCACATCCACCCGCCGCACCACCCCGGGTTCACCGGCCCCGACGGCACGCTGCCGCCCTACGTGGTGTGGGCGCACGGCGGACCCACCAGCCGGGTGCCGCTCGTTCTCGACCTGGAGATCGCCTACTTCACCTCGCGCGGCATCGGGGTCGCCGAGGTCAACTACGGCGGCTCCACGGGACACGGCCGCGCCTACCGCAACCGGCTGCGCGGCCAGTGGGGCGTGGTCGACGTCGAGGACTGCGCGGCCGTCGCCCTCGCCCTCGCCGACGAGGGCACCGCCGACCGGGGCCGGCTCGCGATCCGCGGCGGCAGCGCGGGCGGCTGGACCTCGGCCGCCTCCCTCACCACCACCGACGTCTACGCCTGCGCCACGATCCTCTACCCCGTCCTCGACCTCTCCGGCTGGAGCGACGGCGAGACCCACGACTTCGAGTCCCAGTACCTGGAGAGCCTCGTCGGCCCCCTCGCCGACGTGCCCGAGAGGTACGCCGAACGCTCGCCGGCCGGCCACGCCGACCAGGTCACCGCGCCGTTCCTGCTCCTCCAGGGCCTCGACGACGTGATCTGCCCGCCCGCCCAGTGCGAACGGTTCCTGGCCGGCATCGACGCCCGACGGGCACCGCACGCCTATCTCACCTTCGCGGGCGAGGGCCACGGATTCCGCCGCGCGGAGACGATCGTCCGCGCCCTGGAGGCCGAACTCTCCCTGTACGCCCAGGTGTTCGGCCTGAACCCGCCCGACGTGCCGAAGCTGGAGCTGTCCGGGTGA
- a CDS encoding S66 peptidase family protein, which yields MRELLRPRRLAPGARIAVVAPSGPVPEERLAAGLDVLRGWDLDPVVAPHVLDRHGKFGYLAGTDTDRAADLQHAWCDPSTDAVLCARGGYGAQRVVDLLDWEAMRAAGPKVFVGFSDITTLHEAFAVRLGLVTLHGPMAAGVDFVKNTFAQDHLRATLLAPETVRTLTSHGTPLVPGRARGVTLGGCLSLLAADLGTPHARPGARGGLLCLEDVGERTYRLDRALTQLLRAGLLDGVRGLLLGSWQDCDPYERLRPMLLDRLGGLGVPVVEEFGFGHAPGARTIPFGVTAELDADAATLTLDEPALR from the coding sequence GTGAGGGAACTGCTCAGGCCGCGGCGGCTGGCACCCGGCGCCCGGATCGCCGTCGTCGCCCCCAGCGGGCCGGTCCCCGAGGAGCGGCTCGCCGCCGGCCTCGACGTGCTGCGCGGCTGGGACCTCGACCCGGTCGTCGCACCCCATGTCCTGGACCGGCACGGGAAGTTCGGCTACCTGGCGGGCACCGACACCGACCGGGCCGCCGACCTCCAGCACGCCTGGTGCGACCCGTCGACGGACGCCGTGCTCTGCGCCCGCGGCGGCTACGGCGCCCAACGCGTCGTCGACCTGCTCGACTGGGAGGCGATGCGGGCGGCCGGGCCGAAGGTGTTCGTCGGGTTCAGCGACATCACCACGCTGCACGAGGCGTTCGCCGTCCGGCTCGGCCTGGTCACCCTGCACGGGCCGATGGCGGCCGGCGTCGACTTCGTGAAGAACACGTTCGCCCAGGACCACCTCAGGGCCACCCTCCTCGCCCCCGAGACCGTCCGCACCCTCACCTCCCACGGCACCCCGCTGGTACCGGGCCGGGCCAGGGGCGTCACCCTCGGCGGCTGCCTCTCGCTGCTCGCCGCCGACCTCGGCACCCCGCACGCCCGCCCCGGCGCCCGCGGCGGACTGCTCTGCCTTGAGGACGTCGGCGAGCGGACGTACCGCCTCGACCGCGCCCTGACCCAGCTGCTGCGCGCGGGCCTCCTGGACGGCGTGCGCGGGCTGCTCCTCGGGTCCTGGCAGGACTGCGACCCCTACGAGCGGCTGCGCCCGATGCTCCTCGACCGGCTCGGCGGGCTCGGTGTCCCGGTCGTGGAGGAGTTCGGCTTCGGCCACGCGCCCGGCGCCCGCACCATCCCCTTCGGCGTCACCGCCGAGCTGGACGCCGACGCGGCCACCCTCACCCTCGACGAGCCCGCCCTGCGCTGA
- a CDS encoding LapA family protein — MSRKTTERGIRADGRRGVFTPGRIAVLVLAALALIFIFENTQETRVRVIIPEVTLPLWTALLGTAVVGALFGAYFMRRRR; from the coding sequence ATGAGCCGGAAGACGACCGAGCGCGGCATCAGGGCGGACGGGCGGCGCGGTGTGTTCACACCCGGCAGGATCGCCGTCCTGGTGCTCGCCGCCCTCGCCCTGATCTTCATCTTCGAGAACACCCAGGAGACCAGGGTCCGGGTGATCATCCCCGAGGTCACCCTGCCGCTGTGGACGGCGCTGCTGGGCACGGCGGTGGTGGGCGCCCTCTTCGGCGCCTACTTCATGAGACGGCGCCGCTGA
- a CDS encoding GNAT family N-acetyltransferase produces the protein MPHTGSRYLAEGPRVGIRPFTHDDADEFTARARQSKDLHHPWLFPPDTQDAYAAYAGRLIQDPTKAGFLLCERDGGGIAGFVSVNNIVQGGFRCGALGYGAFAHAAGRGLMREGLDLVVDHAFGPMRLHRLEINVQPGNAPSIGLARACGFRLEGFSPAMIFIDGAWRDHERWAITAEMRTSG, from the coding sequence ATGCCGCACACCGGATCCCGCTACCTCGCCGAAGGCCCCCGCGTGGGCATCCGCCCCTTCACCCACGACGACGCCGACGAGTTCACCGCGCGGGCCAGGCAGAGCAAGGACCTGCACCACCCGTGGCTCTTCCCGCCCGACACCCAGGACGCCTACGCCGCCTACGCGGGCCGCCTCATCCAGGACCCGACCAAGGCCGGGTTCCTGCTCTGCGAGCGCGACGGCGGCGGCATCGCCGGGTTCGTCAGCGTCAACAACATCGTCCAGGGCGGCTTCCGGTGCGGCGCGCTCGGCTACGGCGCCTTCGCGCACGCCGCCGGGCGCGGCCTGATGCGTGAGGGCCTCGACCTCGTCGTCGACCACGCCTTCGGGCCGATGCGGCTGCACCGGCTGGAGATCAACGTCCAGCCGGGCAACGCGCCCTCCATCGGCCTCGCCCGCGCCTGCGGGTTCCGACTCGAAGGCTTCTCACCGGCCATGATCTTCATCGACGGGGCCTGGCGCGACCACGAGCGGTGGGCGATCACCGCCGAGATGCGGACTTCCGGTTGA
- a CDS encoding DUF6204 family protein, whose amino-acid sequence MSEQHTYRVIVRGTWDGLTDEARERLLAEAADHGLAGMRFSEEGSLTYEPVPLKHFSMRYVVVSDAEDGPEMAGAIAEDRAETALRALGYGWAGLRSTVTDMDTMKINRKSASRR is encoded by the coding sequence ATGAGCGAGCAGCACACCTACCGGGTGATCGTCCGGGGGACCTGGGACGGCCTGACCGACGAGGCCCGCGAGCGGCTGCTCGCCGAGGCCGCCGACCACGGTCTGGCCGGCATGCGGTTCAGCGAGGAGGGGTCGCTGACCTACGAGCCCGTGCCCCTGAAGCACTTCTCGATGCGGTACGTGGTGGTGTCGGACGCCGAGGACGGCCCGGAGATGGCGGGCGCGATCGCGGAGGACCGGGCCGAGACGGCGCTGCGCGCGCTGGGCTACGGGTGGGCGGGGCTGCGCTCGACGGTGACCGACATGGACACCATGAAGATCAACCGGAAGTCCGCATCTCGGCGGTGA